The following is a genomic window from Serratia ficaria.
GCTGCAGTACGGCGTGGCGATCGGCGCTCACCCGAGTTTTCCGGACCGGGAGAACTTTGGCCGCACCCGCATGCAGCTGCCGCCGGAAACGGTGTATGCGCAGCTGGTGTACCAACTGGGCGCGCTGGCGGCGATCGCCCGCGCCGAAGGGGGCGTGATGGTGCACGTGAAACCGCACGGCATGCTGTACAACCAGGCGGCGGTCGAACCGGCGCTGGCGGAGGCTATCGCGCGGGCGGTGAAGGCGGTCGATCCGGCGCTGCGGCTGGTGGGGCTGGCCGGCAGCGAGCTTATTCGCGCCGGACAGCGACAGGGCCTGACGACGCGGCAGGAAGTGTTCGCCGATCGCGGCTATCAGGCGGACGGCACGCTGGTGCCGCGCGGTTTGCCGGGCGCGTTGATCGAGGACGACGAACAGGCGCTGGCGCAAACGCTGGAAATGGTGCGCCATCATCGGGTGCGCACCCTGGACGGCACCTGGGCCGCGGTGCAGGCGGAAACCGTCTGCCTGCACGGCGACGGGGCACATGCGCTGGAGTACGCGCGGAAACTGCGGGACAGCTTTGTCCAGCAAGGCATCCGCGTCAGCGCCGAGTAACGCCATACACGACATCACAATAAAACTATTAGAAATCATCGAGGGAAGACTATGGAACAGGCCGTCAATCTCTGGCCGCTGATCGGCATCGCCGCTATCGTGCTGGGGTTCGTTTTACGCTTCAACCCGGTGCTGGTGGTGATCGCCGCCGGCATCATCACCGGTCTGGCGGCGCTGATGCCGCTGGACGTGATCCTGGAAAAGCTCGGCGAGGGCTTTCTCAATACCCGCAACCTGCCGCTGATCCTGTTGCTGCCGCTGGCGGTGATCGGCCTGCTGGAGCGCCACGGTTTGAAGGAGCGGGCGCAGGCGTGGATCGCTAAAATCAAAAGCGCCACCGCCGGGCGTTTGCTGATCGTCTACCTGTTCGTGCGCGAAATTACCGCCGCCATGGGGCTGACCAGCCTGGGCGGCCATCCGCAGATGGTGCGGCCGCTGCTGGCGCCGATGGCGGAAGGGGCGACCGAAAACCGCTACGGCGAGCTGCCGGAGCGCACCCGCCATCGCCTGCGCGCCATGTCGGCCGCGACGGACAACGTCGGGCTGTTCTTCGGCGAGGATATTTTCGTGGCCTTCGGCGCGATTATCTTCATGCACAACTTTATGCTGGAGTCGGGGGGCATCCAGACCGAACCGCTGCACATCGCGCTGTGGGGCATCCCCACCGCCATTTTCGCCTTCCTGATCCATTCATTCCGGCTCTACCGCATGGACAAGCAGCTCAGCGCTGAGCTGGCGCAGCTGAACCAGGCGGCGCTGCAGGCGAAGGGGGACGCGCAATGAATTTCCAACAGCAATATCTCTATTGGCTGGCCGGCGTGGTGCTGCTCATCGTGGCGGTGATGTCGTTCCGCGATCGCGCCAACCCGCGCCGCATCACCACCGGCTTGTTTTGGGCGCTGTACGGCCTGGTGTTCCTGGTCGGCGACTGGACCTACGGCCTGCTGGGCGAGGTGTTGGGCGAAGGCAGCAATGAGAAACGCATGCTGCATATCATCGTCGGCGTGGTGGTGGTGATCATGGCCCTGATCGCCGGCTTCGGCGGCGTGCGGTTGGGCAGCTATCATCAGCGCACGCCGCAGGAGCGCGAAGCCAGCGCCAAACGCCTGGGCAACCGGCTGTTTGTGCCGGCGCTGGCGATCCCGGTGGTGACGGTGGTCGGCGTACTGCTGTTCAACAATATCCCCGCCCTGCAGACCGCGGTATTCGGCGCCGGCAACCACGCGACGCTGATCACCCTGTTTTCGATGACGCTGGGGGTGGTGCTCGGCGGCATCATTGCGGTAAGCATGACGCGCGAAACCCTGTCGCAGCCGATACAGGAAACGCGCCGCCTGCTGGATTCGATCGGCTGGGCGTTTATTCTGCCGCAGATCCTCGCCACGCTGGGGCTGCTGTTCACCGTCGCCGGCGTGGGCACGGCGATTTCCCATCTGACCCAGGAGTACCTGGCGGTCGATAACCGCTTTATCGCCGTGGCGGTTTACGCCATCGGCATGGCGCTGCTGACCATGGTGATGGGCAACGCCTTCGCCGCTTTCCCGATCGTTACCGCCGGCGTCGGCATCCCGATCCTGGTGCTGCAGCACGGCGGCAACCCGGCGGTGATGGCGGCGATCGGCATGTTTTCCGGCTATTGCGGCACGCTGATGACGCCAATGGCTGCTAACTTTAATATTGTGCCGGCGGCGTTGCTGGAGCTGCCGGACAAGAATGCGGTGATCAAGGCGCAGGTGCCGACCGGCGTGCTGTTGCTGTTGGTGAACGTATTCCTGCTTTATTTCCTGATGTTCCTGTAGGAGAGCTGATGCAAAAGGTATTGATTACGGGCTTTGAGCCCTTTGGCGGCGAACGCGTCAATCCCTCCTGGGAAGTGGTGAAGCAGCTGAACGATATGGAACTGGTCGGCACGCGGGTGGTGGCGCGGCAGCTGCCGTGCGTGTTTGGCGCGGCGCTGGCTGCGCTGAATGCGGCGATCGACGAGGTGCAGCCGGTGATGGTGCTGGCGATCGGCCAGGCCGGCGGCCGCACCGACATCACGCTGGAACGGGTGGCGATTAACGTCGATGATGCGCGCATTCCGGATAACCGGGAGCAGCAACCCATCGACGAGCCGATCGTCGCCGACGGCCCGGCGGCTTATTTCAGCACCTTGCCGATCAAGGCGATGGTCAGTTCGATGCGCGAAGCCGGCATTCCGGCTTCCGTTTCACAAACCGCCGGCACCTACGTGTGCAACCACGTGATGTATGGCCTGCTGCACCGTCTGAGCGGCCAGCAGGAGATCAAGGGCGGGTTCATTCATATCCCTTACCTGCCGGAGCAGGCGGCGGCGCACCCCGGCGCGCCGAGCATGGCGGCGTCGACGGTGCTGTTCGCCATTGAGCTGGCCATTTCAATCGCGCTGCAGGTGGAACACGATCTGAAAGTGGTTGGCGGCGCGACGCACTAACCGGTCGTTCCCCGGCGCAGCCCGCTGCGCCGGGTCTTATGCAAGGAGTCGTTTATGCCGGAAGGTCCGGAGATCCGCAGGGCGGCGGATACACTGGCGGCGGCGGTGATCGACCAGCCGTTGACCGAGGTCGATTTCGCTTTTCCCCAGCTAAAACACTATCGCCAGCGCCTGATCGGCGAGCGCATCGTCGCCATAGAGCCGCGCGGCAAGGCGCTGCTGACCCATTTCTCCAACGGGTTGACGATGTACAGCCATAATCAGCTGTACGGCGTATGGAAAGTGGCGCAGGCGGGAGAGACGCCGGTGACCAAGCGAGACCTGCGGGTGCGGCTGGAAACCGCGCAACGCGCCATTTTGCTCTACAGCGCTTCGGACATCACGCTGGGGCCGCGGGAAGAAATTGAACGGCATCCTTTTCTGACGCGCATTGGCCCCGACGTGCTGGACGTGTCGCTAACCGCGCAGGCGGTGGCGCAGCGTTTGCTGTCGCCGCGTTTCCGCAAGCGCCAGTTGGGCGGCATGCTGCTCGATCAGGCGTTTCTCGCCGGACTGGGCAACTATCTGCGCGCCGAAATCCTGTGGCAGGCGCAGTTGGCGCCGCAGCATAAGCCGCAGGATCTGCCGCCGCACGCGTTGCAGCGGTTGGCGCAAGCCTTGCTGGCGGTGCCGCGGCTGTCTTATCAAACCCGCGGCCAGGCGGATGACTCTCGCCATCACGGCGCGCTGTTCAGCTTTAAGGTGTTTCACCGCAGCGGCGAGCCCTGCGCGCGCTGCGGCGCGACGATCGTGCGCGCCGAGCTGTCTTCGCGGCCGTTTTACTGGTGCCCCGGCTGTCAAAAATAGCACAAAAAAACGCCGCCCAATCGGGCGGCGTGGTGCGGCTTTATGTAGGGTAAAGCGGCGTTACTGGTTTTTCAGCCGGGACTTGAAGTCACGCTCGGCATAGCCGGTGTACAGCTGACGCGGACGGGCGATTTTGATGCCTTCGTCATGCATTTCGTTCCAGTGCGCAATCCAGCCGATGGTGCGGGCGATGGCGAAAATAACGGTGAACATGGAAGAAGGAATGCCCATCGCCTTCAGGATGATGCCCGAGTAGAAGTCGACGTTCGGGTACAGCTTCTTCTCGAT
Proteins encoded in this region:
- the pxpA gene encoding 5-oxoprolinase subunit PxpA, producing MIVDLNADLGEGCANDEALLQLVSSANIACGAHAGDAQTMRQSVRWALQYGVAIGAHPSFPDRENFGRTRMQLPPETVYAQLVYQLGALAAIARAEGGVMVHVKPHGMLYNQAAVEPALAEAIARAVKAVDPALRLVGLAGSELIRAGQRQGLTTRQEVFADRGYQADGTLVPRGLPGALIEDDEQALAQTLEMVRHHRVRTLDGTWAAVQAETVCLHGDGAHALEYARKLRDSFVQQGIRVSAE
- a CDS encoding DUF969 domain-containing protein, whose product is MEQAVNLWPLIGIAAIVLGFVLRFNPVLVVIAAGIITGLAALMPLDVILEKLGEGFLNTRNLPLILLLPLAVIGLLERHGLKERAQAWIAKIKSATAGRLLIVYLFVREITAAMGLTSLGGHPQMVRPLLAPMAEGATENRYGELPERTRHRLRAMSAATDNVGLFFGEDIFVAFGAIIFMHNFMLESGGIQTEPLHIALWGIPTAIFAFLIHSFRLYRMDKQLSAELAQLNQAALQAKGDAQ
- a CDS encoding DUF979 domain-containing protein, with translation MNFQQQYLYWLAGVVLLIVAVMSFRDRANPRRITTGLFWALYGLVFLVGDWTYGLLGEVLGEGSNEKRMLHIIVGVVVVIMALIAGFGGVRLGSYHQRTPQEREASAKRLGNRLFVPALAIPVVTVVGVLLFNNIPALQTAVFGAGNHATLITLFSMTLGVVLGGIIAVSMTRETLSQPIQETRRLLDSIGWAFILPQILATLGLLFTVAGVGTAISHLTQEYLAVDNRFIAVAVYAIGMALLTMVMGNAFAAFPIVTAGVGIPILVLQHGGNPAVMAAIGMFSGYCGTLMTPMAANFNIVPAALLELPDKNAVIKAQVPTGVLLLLVNVFLLYFLMFL
- the pcp gene encoding pyroglutamyl-peptidase I, which codes for MQKVLITGFEPFGGERVNPSWEVVKQLNDMELVGTRVVARQLPCVFGAALAALNAAIDEVQPVMVLAIGQAGGRTDITLERVAINVDDARIPDNREQQPIDEPIVADGPAAYFSTLPIKAMVSSMREAGIPASVSQTAGTYVCNHVMYGLLHRLSGQQEIKGGFIHIPYLPEQAAAHPGAPSMAASTVLFAIELAISIALQVEHDLKVVGGATH
- the nei gene encoding endonuclease VIII, with amino-acid sequence MPEGPEIRRAADTLAAAVIDQPLTEVDFAFPQLKHYRQRLIGERIVAIEPRGKALLTHFSNGLTMYSHNQLYGVWKVAQAGETPVTKRDLRVRLETAQRAILLYSASDITLGPREEIERHPFLTRIGPDVLDVSLTAQAVAQRLLSPRFRKRQLGGMLLDQAFLAGLGNYLRAEILWQAQLAPQHKPQDLPPHALQRLAQALLAVPRLSYQTRGQADDSRHHGALFSFKVFHRSGEPCARCGATIVRAELSSRPFYWCPGCQK